From Rhizobium sp. NZLR1, a single genomic window includes:
- the ctaD gene encoding cytochrome c oxidase subunit I, whose amino-acid sequence MVEIPSGSIPSAEVEDVELYHPRSWWTKYVFSQDAKIIAVQYSITAISIGLVALVLSWLMRLQLAFPGHFAFIDADHYYQFITMHGMIMVIYLLTALFLGGFGNYLIPLMVGARDMVFPYANMLSYWIYLLAVLILVAGFFAPGGPTGAGWTLYPPQSVLSGTPGGKDWGILLMLSSLIVFIIGFTMGGLNYVVTVLQGRARGMTLMRMPLTVWGIFTATVMALLAFPALFVACVMMLFDRVLGTSFFMPAIVEMGTQLQHSGGSPILFQHLFWFFGHPEVYIVALPAFGIVSDLISTHARKNIFGYRMMVWAIVIIGALSFVVWAHHMYVSGMNPAFGFFFATTTLIIAVPTAIKVYNWVLTLWRGDIHLTLPMLFALAFIVTFVNGGLTGLFLGNVVVDVPLSDTMFVVAHFHMVMGVAPILVIFGAIYHWYPKVTGRMLNEALGQIHFWITFLGTYAIFFPMHYLGLLGVPRRYYELGETAFVPPSAHTLNIFITVMALIVGAGQMVFLFNLVWSLFRGREAGGNPWRATTLEWQTPQTPPAHGNWGKDLPVVYRWAYDYSVPGAAEDFIPQNVPASDGITREVPA is encoded by the coding sequence ATGGTCGAGATTCCATCCGGCAGCATTCCATCCGCCGAAGTCGAGGATGTCGAGCTTTACCATCCGAGAAGCTGGTGGACGAAATATGTGTTCAGCCAGGATGCCAAGATCATCGCCGTGCAATATTCGATCACCGCCATCTCGATCGGCCTGGTGGCGTTGGTACTCTCCTGGCTGATGCGGCTGCAGCTTGCTTTCCCCGGCCATTTCGCCTTCATCGACGCCGATCACTATTACCAGTTCATCACGATGCACGGCATGATCATGGTGATCTATCTGCTGACCGCGCTGTTTCTCGGCGGCTTCGGCAACTACCTCATTCCGCTGATGGTCGGCGCGCGCGACATGGTATTCCCCTACGCGAACATGCTGAGCTATTGGATCTATCTGCTCGCGGTGCTGATCCTGGTTGCGGGCTTTTTCGCCCCCGGCGGTCCGACCGGGGCTGGATGGACGCTTTATCCGCCGCAATCCGTTCTCTCCGGCACGCCCGGCGGCAAGGACTGGGGCATCCTGCTGATGCTCTCCTCGCTGATCGTCTTCATCATCGGCTTCACCATGGGCGGCCTGAATTATGTGGTGACCGTGCTGCAGGGGCGGGCGCGGGGGATGACGCTGATGCGGATGCCGCTCACCGTCTGGGGCATCTTCACCGCCACCGTGATGGCGCTCTTGGCCTTTCCCGCGCTCTTTGTCGCCTGCGTCATGATGCTGTTCGACCGCGTGCTCGGCACCAGCTTCTTCATGCCCGCCATCGTCGAAATGGGCACGCAACTGCAGCATAGCGGCGGCAGCCCGATCCTGTTCCAGCACCTGTTCTGGTTCTTCGGGCACCCCGAAGTCTATATCGTCGCGCTACCTGCCTTCGGCATCGTCTCGGACCTGATCAGCACGCATGCGCGCAAGAACATCTTCGGCTATCGCATGATGGTCTGGGCGATCGTCATCATCGGCGCGCTCAGCTTCGTCGTCTGGGCGCACCATATGTATGTCAGCGGCATGAACCCGGCCTTCGGCTTCTTCTTCGCCACCACGACGCTGATTATCGCTGTCCCGACGGCGATCAAGGTCTACAACTGGGTGCTGACGCTGTGGCGCGGCGACATCCATCTGACGCTGCCGATGCTCTTTGCGCTCGCCTTCATCGTTACCTTCGTCAATGGCGGCCTGACCGGTCTGTTCCTCGGCAATGTCGTCGTCGACGTGCCGCTGTCGGATACGATGTTCGTCGTCGCGCATTTCCACATGGTCATGGGTGTGGCGCCGATCCTCGTCATCTTCGGGGCGATCTATCACTGGTATCCGAAGGTGACGGGACGCATGCTGAACGAGGCGCTCGGCCAGATCCACTTCTGGATCACCTTCCTCGGCACCTATGCGATCTTCTTTCCGATGCATTATCTCGGCCTGCTCGGCGTGCCGCGTCGCTACTACGAGCTCGGGGAGACGGCCTTCGTTCCACCTTCGGCCCATACGCTGAACATCTTCATCACGGTCATGGCGCTGATCGTCGGGGCCGGGCAGATGGTCTTCCTGTTCAATCTGGTCTGGAGCCTTTTCCGGGGCAGGGAGGCCGGCGGCAATCCATGGCGGGCAACGACGCTCGAATGGCAGACGCCGCAGACGCCGCCGGCGCACGGCAACTGGGGCAAGGACCTGCCTGTCGTCTACCGCTGGGCCTATGATTACAGCGTGCCAGGGGCGGCCGAGGATTTCATCCCGCAGAATGTGCCGGCAAGCGATGGCATCACCCGGGAGGTGCCGGCATGA
- a CDS encoding cytochrome c oxidase subunit II, whose protein sequence is MAVVLILVLIVVGSVLFHVLSPWWWTPIASNWTYIDSTLVITFWITGTVFVAVISFMAYCVFRFRHKPGNRAHYEPENRRLELLLAGGTAVGVAAMLAPGLIVWNQFITVPADAASVEVVSQQWLWSFRLPGADGKLGRAETRNVTPDNPLGLDKNDASGLDDVIIEGGELHLPIGKPVHILLRSVDVLHDFYVPEFRAKMDMIPGMITYFWLTPTRTGTFEILCAELCGVGHPQMRGTVVVDDDADYQTWLGQQQTFTQLTASSGEPPQAN, encoded by the coding sequence ATGGCTGTCGTGCTGATCCTCGTCCTGATTGTCGTCGGCTCGGTGCTGTTCCATGTGCTGAGCCCGTGGTGGTGGACGCCGATCGCGTCCAACTGGACCTATATCGACAGTACCCTCGTCATCACCTTCTGGATCACCGGCACCGTTTTCGTAGCGGTGATTTCGTTCATGGCCTACTGCGTGTTCCGCTTCCGCCACAAGCCCGGCAACCGGGCGCATTATGAGCCTGAAAACCGTCGGCTGGAATTGCTGTTGGCAGGGGGAACGGCGGTCGGCGTCGCGGCGATGCTGGCGCCCGGCCTCATTGTGTGGAACCAGTTCATCACGGTGCCCGCCGATGCCGCATCGGTCGAGGTCGTCAGCCAGCAGTGGCTGTGGAGCTTCCGCCTGCCGGGCGCGGACGGAAAGCTTGGCCGTGCGGAGACGCGCAACGTCACTCCTGACAATCCGCTCGGCCTCGACAAGAACGACGCAAGCGGCCTCGACGACGTCATCATCGAGGGCGGTGAGCTGCATCTGCCGATCGGCAAGCCGGTGCACATATTGCTGCGCTCCGTCGATGTGCTCCACGATTTCTACGTGCCGGAATTCCGCGCCAAGATGGACATGATCCCCGGCATGATCACCTATTTCTGGCTGACGCCGACGCGGACTGGGACCTTCGAGATCCTCTGTGCCGAACTCTGCGGCGTCGGCCACCCGCAAATGCGCGGCACCGTCGTCGTCGACGACGACGCGGACTACCAGACCTGGCTCGGGCAGCAACAGACTTTCACCCAGCTTACGGCGTCATCGGGAGAGCCGCCGCAGGCAAACTGA
- a CDS encoding cytochrome c family protein: MDYRVVLLIGAAVTALFPAVGGAQEGDATAGATVFKKCATCHIAESDTNKVGPSLNKLFGRKAGTHPDFAYSAGMKAAGEGGLVWDETVLRDYLHNPRAKVKGTKMAFVGLKDDQEITDLIAYLKQYSQ, encoded by the coding sequence ATGGATTACCGTGTTGTTCTGCTGATTGGTGCAGCTGTGACTGCCCTTTTCCCTGCTGTCGGCGGGGCGCAGGAGGGTGATGCGACGGCGGGCGCCACCGTTTTCAAAAAATGTGCGACCTGTCATATCGCCGAGTCCGATACGAACAAGGTCGGCCCGTCGCTGAACAAGCTGTTTGGCAGGAAGGCGGGAACGCATCCTGATTTCGCCTATTCGGCCGGCATGAAGGCGGCAGGCGAAGGCGGTCTCGTCTGGGACGAGACGGTGCTGCGTGACTATCTGCACAATCCGAGAGCGAAGGTGAAGGGCACGAAGATGGCGTTTGTCGGCCTGAAGGACGACCAGGAGATCACCGATCTCATCGCCTATCTCAAGCAATATTCCCAGTGA
- a CDS encoding MYG1 family protein, translating to MIPNFLVTHSGGFHADELLSSVILTRLFPQARIVRSRAPEWITPGKDRIIYDVGGVYDPDAGIFDHHQRGAPLRDDGQPYSSFGLIWKHYGRDYLAASGLPETHVDVVHGSFDAGFVLPIDLTDNGALSPSGPLAGLTLPALLETLKPVFDEADPEADDRAFHAALAIARSFVEARIAQSAAKLRAEAMVHRAIEAAGQGRVLELPRGMPFRPAIVKAGADHLLFVVHPREKDWCVTGIRRAEQGFELRADLPAAWAGLANGELEAVCGIEGATFCHNGRFIAAARTREATLAMAELAVKEALSIGE from the coding sequence ATGATCCCCAATTTTCTCGTCACCCATTCCGGTGGCTTCCATGCCGACGAATTGCTGTCGAGCGTCATCCTGACCCGGCTTTTCCCGCAGGCGCGCATCGTCCGCAGCCGGGCGCCGGAATGGATCACGCCGGGCAAAGACCGGATCATCTACGATGTCGGCGGCGTCTACGACCCCGATGCCGGGATATTCGATCACCACCAGCGCGGCGCGCCGTTGCGCGACGATGGCCAGCCTTACAGCTCGTTCGGCTTGATCTGGAAGCATTACGGCCGTGATTATCTCGCAGCCTCCGGCCTTCCCGAAACACATGTCGATGTGGTGCATGGCTCTTTCGATGCCGGCTTCGTGCTGCCGATCGATCTGACCGACAACGGTGCGCTCAGCCCCTCGGGACCGCTGGCGGGGCTAACGCTGCCGGCGCTGCTGGAGACCCTGAAACCGGTTTTCGACGAAGCGGACCCCGAGGCAGACGATCGCGCCTTCCATGCGGCTCTTGCCATTGCCCGCAGTTTCGTTGAGGCGAGGATCGCCCAGAGTGCCGCAAAACTGCGGGCCGAGGCGATGGTGCATCGGGCGATCGAGGCTGCGGGGCAAGGGCGTGTTCTGGAATTGCCAAGAGGAATGCCCTTCCGTCCCGCCATCGTCAAGGCCGGCGCCGATCACCTGCTGTTCGTCGTCCACCCGCGCGAAAAAGATTGGTGCGTGACCGGCATCCGCCGTGCCGAGCAGGGTTTCGAGCTCAGGGCCGATCTGCCGGCAGCCTGGGCCGGTCTTGCTAATGGAGAGTTGGAGGCGGTTTGCGGCATAGAGGGTGCGACCTTCTGCCACAACGGCCGCTTCATCGCCGCCGCCAGAACCCGCGAGGCGACGCTTGCCATGGCCGAGTTGGCGGTAAAGGAAGCGCTCTCGATCGGGGAGTAG
- a CDS encoding ABC transporter ATP-binding protein, which translates to MSITIDAVSFAAGDTVIVNGVSLTVAKGKVLGLLGPNGSGKSSLLRLICRLRKVRSGVIRLGEDDIASLSRAALARRIAFVEQQSTTDTQLTVRDAVRLGRTPHRGLLSPWGAEDDAAVDEALLRVDMGERAGQLWQTLSGGERQRVHIARSLAQAPSELLLDEPTNHLDIQHQLDILQLISKLGITCIVALHDLNLAAMFCDSLAVLQKGEVVASGAPEHVLTEDMIARVFGVRAHVQKSAVHGRHHIQYVMD; encoded by the coding sequence ATGAGCATTACCATCGATGCGGTGAGTTTCGCCGCCGGCGACACGGTCATCGTCAACGGCGTCAGCCTGACGGTGGCAAAGGGCAAGGTGCTCGGTCTGCTCGGGCCGAACGGCTCCGGCAAATCGAGCCTGCTCAGGCTGATCTGCCGGCTGCGGAAGGTCCGCAGTGGCGTCATCCGGCTGGGCGAAGACGATATCGCCTCGCTGTCACGCGCAGCCCTTGCGCGGCGCATCGCCTTCGTCGAGCAACAGTCGACGACCGATACGCAGCTGACGGTGCGCGACGCGGTGCGGCTCGGCCGCACGCCACATCGCGGGCTGCTCTCGCCCTGGGGCGCGGAGGACGATGCCGCGGTCGATGAGGCCTTGTTACGGGTCGACATGGGGGAGCGGGCGGGCCAGCTCTGGCAGACGCTGTCGGGCGGCGAGCGCCAGCGTGTCCATATCGCGCGGTCGCTGGCGCAGGCGCCGAGCGAGTTGTTGCTCGACGAGCCGACCAATCATCTCGATATCCAGCATCAGCTCGACATTCTCCAACTGATCTCGAAACTCGGCATCACCTGCATCGTCGCGCTGCACGATCTCAACCTGGCGGCGATGTTCTGCGACAGCCTGGCGGTGCTTCAGAAGGGCGAGGTCGTCGCCTCGGGCGCACCGGAGCATGTGCTGACGGAGGATATGATCGCCCGTGTTTTCGGCGTTCGCGCCCATGTCCAGAAATCGGCCGTGCATGGCCGGCATCATATCCAATACGTCATGGATTGA
- a CDS encoding iron ABC transporter permease, translating to MSVRQHGWWALGALTISAFLLLGLMISLAVSIGEIAIPLATTAEAVSNRLFGTDFELSRIHQGIVWDYRLSRALVAASAGASLSLCGAVLQALLRNPLAEPYVLGISAGASTGAVCVMILGFGYGVFGLSSGAFIGAVIAFLLIGFLATGAGGTGERIILCGVAGSQLFNALTSYIVTTSANAEQARGILFWLLGSLSGVRWPDVYLSVPIALAGFVICMAHVRALDAFSFGTDAAASLGIAVRRVQILLFGLTAAMTASVVSVVGSIGFVGLVIPHAARFLVGPGHRRLLPATALGGAIYMVGADIVSRIIIPQQVLPIGVVTALFGAPAFAVILYRVRRSA from the coding sequence ATGTCGGTCAGACAACACGGATGGTGGGCGCTTGGCGCGCTCACCATTTCTGCCTTTCTGCTTCTCGGGCTGATGATCAGTCTCGCTGTTTCGATCGGGGAGATCGCGATCCCGCTAGCGACCACGGCGGAGGCGGTGTCGAACCGGCTGTTCGGCACGGATTTCGAGCTCAGCCGCATCCACCAGGGCATCGTCTGGGATTATCGGCTGAGCCGGGCGCTGGTTGCGGCCAGCGCCGGCGCGTCGCTCTCGCTCTGTGGCGCCGTGCTGCAGGCGCTGCTGCGCAATCCGCTGGCCGAACCCTACGTGCTCGGCATCTCTGCCGGCGCCTCGACGGGAGCGGTCTGCGTGATGATCCTCGGCTTCGGCTACGGTGTTTTCGGCCTGTCGAGCGGCGCCTTCATCGGCGCGGTCATCGCCTTTCTGCTGATCGGCTTCCTTGCGACGGGTGCGGGGGGAACCGGCGAGCGCATCATCCTTTGCGGCGTCGCCGGCTCGCAGCTCTTCAATGCGCTGACCTCCTACATAGTGACGACATCGGCGAATGCCGAGCAGGCGCGCGGCATCCTGTTCTGGCTTCTGGGGTCGCTCAGCGGCGTGCGCTGGCCGGATGTCTATCTCTCGGTGCCGATCGCGCTTGCCGGCTTCGTCATCTGCATGGCCCATGTCAGGGCGCTCGACGCCTTCTCCTTCGGCACGGATGCGGCGGCCTCGCTCGGCATTGCCGTGCGCCGCGTCCAGATCCTGCTGTTCGGCCTGACGGCGGCGATGACGGCAAGCGTCGTCAGCGTGGTGGGCTCGATTGGCTTCGTCGGCCTCGTCATTCCGCATGCCGCCCGCTTTCTCGTCGGGCCGGGCCATCGGCGGCTGCTGCCGGCAACGGCGCTCGGCGGCGCAATCTACATGGTCGGCGCCGATATCGTCTCGCGCATCATCATCCCGCAGCAGGTCCTGCCGATCGGCGTCGTCACGGCGCTCTTCGGCGCGCCGGCCTTCGCCGTCATCCTCTATCGCGTCCGGAGGAGTGCATGA
- a CDS encoding ABC transporter substrate-binding protein, with amino-acid sequence MRQILATMTFAFGLIGLAAPSLAATQYPLTITNCGQQVTFQKAPSKIVSIGQGMTEILFSLDLAEKIAGTAVWVGPVLPQYAEANSKIKRLADNDPSFESVVGREPDLVAAEFEWHVGAQGSVGKREQFQDLGINTYLAPADCVAKVNTDGGDGVRKELFTMELVYREIAELSEIFDVKERGDALISKLKKREADAVASISGASGKNLPIVFWFSSKQVNGDAFIAGKNSAPAYILKAIGARNVVTTEEEWPLVGWETISQANPAVIVLATMDRRRYAADDPKVKIDFLENDPVTKELDAVKNEHFVMMDAQSMNPTIRTIDGIETLANGIKSFGLSQ; translated from the coding sequence ATGCGCCAGATTCTCGCCACCATGACATTTGCCTTCGGGCTGATCGGCCTTGCGGCACCGAGCCTTGCCGCCACCCAATATCCTTTGACCATCACCAATTGCGGTCAGCAGGTGACGTTCCAGAAGGCGCCGTCGAAGATCGTTTCGATCGGCCAGGGCATGACTGAAATTCTCTTCTCGCTCGACCTTGCCGAGAAGATTGCTGGTACGGCCGTCTGGGTCGGTCCCGTCCTGCCGCAATATGCCGAGGCTAACAGCAAGATAAAGCGTCTCGCCGACAATGATCCGAGCTTCGAATCCGTTGTTGGGCGGGAGCCCGACCTGGTGGCGGCCGAGTTCGAATGGCATGTCGGCGCGCAGGGCTCCGTCGGCAAGCGGGAGCAGTTCCAGGATCTCGGGATCAATACCTATCTCGCGCCGGCCGATTGCGTCGCCAAGGTCAACACCGATGGCGGCGACGGTGTGCGCAAGGAGCTGTTCACGATGGAGCTGGTCTACCGTGAGATCGCCGAGCTCTCGGAGATCTTCGACGTGAAGGAGCGCGGCGATGCGCTGATTTCCAAGTTGAAGAAGCGCGAGGCGGATGCCGTCGCGTCGATATCAGGCGCATCGGGCAAGAACCTGCCCATCGTCTTCTGGTTCTCCAGCAAGCAAGTCAATGGCGATGCTTTCATCGCTGGCAAGAACAGCGCGCCTGCCTATATCCTGAAGGCGATCGGCGCCAGGAATGTCGTGACAACCGAAGAGGAATGGCCGCTGGTTGGCTGGGAAACCATTTCTCAGGCGAACCCGGCGGTTATCGTGTTGGCGACCATGGACCGGCGCCGCTACGCCGCCGACGATCCGAAGGTCAAGATCGATTTTCTCGAGAACGACCCGGTGACCAAGGAGCTTGACGCGGTCAAGAACGAGCACTTCGTGATGATGGACGCGCAATCGATGAACCCGACGATCCGTACGATCGACGGCATCGAGACCTTGGCGAACGGCATCAAGTCCTTCGGTCTCTCGCAGTGA
- the blh gene encoding bifunctional sulfur transferase/dioxygenase Blh has protein sequence MTSVRVNELISVTGQPAAAGFAAFAANGFAGVINARPDGEEPGQPGNAAEKAAAAAAGLAYSFVPVKGAEITEADIRAFQMAMTQAKGPVVAHCKSGTRALTLYVLGEVLDGRMQPGEVEVFGQRLGFDLAGARRWLEKRAGQAAGVKAFFEPRSCSVQYVVSDPVTKRCAIIDPVLDFDEMSGATGTANADAILAHIDSEGLTVAWILDTHPHADHFSAAHYLKRKTGAPTAIGAHVTDVQVLWKEIYNLPALETDGSQWDRLFADGDTFEIGGLEARVMFSPGHTLASVTYLIGDAAFVHDTVFTPDSGTARTDFPGGSASALWHSIQVILSLPDETRLFSGHDYQPGGRHARWESKVAAQKNGNPHISGIDEAGFVALRQARDRTLPKPKLMLHALQVNIRGGRLPEPEGNGRRYLKIPLDAL, from the coding sequence ATGACATCCGTGAGGGTCAATGAGCTGATATCGGTGACGGGACAGCCCGCTGCCGCGGGCTTTGCCGCTTTTGCGGCAAACGGCTTTGCCGGCGTCATCAATGCCCGGCCGGATGGCGAGGAGCCGGGGCAGCCTGGCAATGCCGCGGAAAAGGCTGCTGCTGCTGCCGCGGGGCTCGCCTACAGCTTCGTGCCGGTGAAAGGGGCCGAGATCACCGAGGCCGATATCCGCGCTTTCCAGATGGCGATGACGCAGGCGAAGGGGCCGGTCGTTGCTCATTGCAAGAGCGGCACACGGGCGCTGACGCTCTATGTGCTGGGAGAGGTGCTCGACGGGCGGATGCAGCCCGGAGAGGTCGAGGTCTTCGGCCAAAGACTCGGCTTCGATCTTGCCGGCGCACGCCGCTGGCTGGAAAAGCGGGCTGGGCAGGCGGCTGGTGTGAAGGCTTTCTTCGAGCCCCGCAGCTGCAGCGTGCAATATGTCGTTTCAGACCCGGTGACAAAACGCTGTGCCATCATCGACCCGGTGCTCGATTTCGACGAGATGTCGGGCGCGACGGGAACGGCGAATGCCGACGCCATCCTCGCTCATATTGACAGCGAGGGGCTGACGGTCGCGTGGATCCTCGACACGCATCCGCATGCCGATCATTTCTCCGCCGCGCATTACCTCAAGAGAAAGACCGGCGCGCCGACGGCGATCGGCGCCCATGTCACCGACGTCCAGGTGCTCTGGAAGGAGATCTACAACTTGCCGGCACTCGAAACCGACGGCTCGCAGTGGGACCGGCTGTTTGCCGATGGCGACACCTTCGAGATCGGTGGGCTTGAAGCCCGTGTGATGTTTTCGCCCGGCCATACGCTTGCTTCGGTGACCTATCTGATCGGCGATGCCGCCTTCGTGCACGACACCGTATTTACGCCGGATTCCGGCACGGCGCGCACGGATTTCCCCGGCGGCAGCGCCAGCGCCCTCTGGCACTCGATCCAGGTCATCCTGTCGCTGCCCGATGAGACCCGGCTCTTTTCCGGCCACGACTATCAGCCCGGCGGACGCCACGCGCGCTGGGAAAGCAAGGTGGCCGCCCAGAAAAACGGTAACCCGCATATATCAGGCATCGACGAGGCCGGCTTTGTGGCGCTGCGCCAGGCGCGCGACCGCACGCTGCCGAAGCCGAAACTGATGTTGCACGCGCTACAGGTGAATATTCGGGGAGGCAGATTGCCGGAGCCGGAGGGAAATGGGCGGCGGTATCTGAAGATACCGCTGGATGCGTTGTAG
- a CDS encoding cupin domain-containing protein → MSSFRSAVVSLPGKERLARTPFGARIVIHATAKETGGAFGMWETFTPPGHGPAPHTHTRETEVFRVIHGLYQFQCGDEEFDAPAGSVVVLPPHVQHSWRNISDEPGQMFGMVTPGGCEQLFIDIDAFGADTPAKIAVIEARLGIINDMTLALGLKSP, encoded by the coding sequence ATGTCGAGTTTCAGGAGCGCCGTGGTTTCTTTGCCCGGTAAGGAGCGGTTGGCGAGAACGCCCTTCGGCGCGAGGATCGTCATCCATGCCACGGCCAAGGAGACCGGCGGCGCGTTCGGGATGTGGGAAACCTTCACCCCGCCGGGTCATGGTCCGGCCCCGCACACGCATACGCGGGAGACGGAAGTCTTTCGAGTCATCCATGGGCTCTACCAATTTCAATGCGGCGACGAGGAGTTCGATGCGCCTGCGGGAAGCGTCGTCGTTCTGCCGCCGCATGTACAGCACAGCTGGCGAAACATAAGCGACGAACCCGGTCAGATGTTCGGCATGGTGACGCCGGGCGGATGTGAGCAATTGTTCATCGATATCGACGCCTTCGGTGCTGATACGCCCGCGAAAATCGCGGTGATCGAAGCGCGATTGGGGATCATCAACGACATGACGCTGGCGCTCGGATTGAAGAGCCCATGA
- a CDS encoding 2'-5' RNA ligase family protein — MSYGVSLKCLNETASPVFKLWEEAAVFEEIASMRALNYPRHLTLAVYQELASDRLAEAFERVFRTRSTVTVNFSGASYFENEFIVLWARPIADDALFQLHAALHQEIDPACCHEHYRPGNWVPHCTVAAKVPKAKSEIAINWANENRMQFAVNFDAADCVRFPPVELMSEIALTQQ, encoded by the coding sequence ATGTCTTACGGGGTCAGCCTCAAATGTCTGAACGAGACCGCGTCGCCGGTTTTCAAACTCTGGGAGGAAGCCGCTGTATTCGAAGAGATCGCTTCGATGCGGGCTTTGAACTATCCTCGCCACCTCACCCTCGCCGTCTATCAAGAGCTTGCTTCCGATCGGTTGGCCGAGGCGTTCGAGCGTGTTTTCCGCACGCGTTCGACCGTGACCGTGAACTTTTCGGGTGCCAGTTATTTCGAGAACGAGTTCATCGTCTTATGGGCGCGTCCGATTGCGGACGACGCGCTTTTCCAGTTGCACGCGGCACTGCACCAAGAGATCGATCCCGCATGCTGTCACGAGCACTATAGGCCCGGCAACTGGGTACCTCACTGCACCGTCGCCGCAAAAGTGCCGAAGGCAAAATCAGAGATCGCGATCAACTGGGCGAACGAAAACCGGATGCAGTTCGCGGTGAATTTCGATGCCGCAGACTGTGTCCGATTTCCGCCTGTGGAGCTAATGAGCGAGATCGCATTGACGCAGCAATGA
- the ilvB gene encoding biosynthetic-type acetolactate synthase large subunit: MTGAEIVLQALRDNGVEHIFGYPGAAVLPIYDELFQQEDIRHILVRHEQGAGHAAEGYARSTGKVGVMLVTSGPGVTNAITPLQDALMDSVPLVCLSGQVPTSLIGSDAFQECDTVGITRACTKHNRLVGDVNDLAAAIHEAFRIAGSGRPGPVLVDMPKDVLFASGNYTPPEAVAPRTSYQPDRLSDIREIEAAAALMATARKPIICAGGGVINSGLEASKLLSELVDLTGFPVTSTLMGLGAYPASSPNWLKMAGLHGSYEANMAIHDCDLMLCIGARFDGGLAASVDGFSPNSRKIQIDIDTSSLNKTVRADIAIRGDAAGVLAELVRLWRALPQAPDRARLTEWWSAIADWRARRSFSYAKREDVIMPQYAIERLYELTKHRDTYITTEVGRHQIWAAQSYDFERPNRWVTSGGLGTMGYGLPAALGVQIANPNSLVIDIAGDASVQVTMKEMSAAVQHNAPIKIFILNGGDQGTQRQHGNPDFVKLAEAYGGHGIRCERLAELDDAILEMIEVDMPVLFDCRVADSAHWHGTPST, encoded by the coding sequence ATGACCGGCGCGGAAATCGTTCTCCAGGCGCTGAGAGACAATGGCGTCGAGCATATATTCGGCTATCCGGGTGCTGCGGTGCTGCCGATCTACGACGAGCTTTTCCAGCAGGAAGACATCAGACACATTCTGGTTCGCCATGAACAGGGAGCCGGCCATGCCGCCGAGGGATATGCCCGCTCGACGGGCAAGGTCGGCGTCATGCTGGTGACCTCAGGCCCCGGCGTCACCAACGCGATCACGCCCCTTCAGGATGCCTTGATGGATTCCGTGCCGCTCGTTTGCCTGTCCGGCCAGGTGCCGACGTCGCTGATCGGCTCCGATGCCTTTCAGGAATGCGATACCGTCGGCATTACCCGCGCCTGCACGAAACACAATCGGCTGGTCGGCGACGTCAATGATCTGGCGGCGGCCATCCACGAAGCCTTTCGCATCGCCGGATCGGGCCGGCCCGGCCCCGTTCTGGTCGACATGCCGAAGGATGTGCTGTTTGCGAGCGGAAATTATACACCGCCTGAGGCAGTCGCCCCGAGGACGAGCTATCAGCCGGACCGCCTAAGCGACATCAGGGAGATCGAGGCTGCGGCCGCTCTGATGGCGACGGCACGTAAGCCGATTATCTGCGCGGGCGGCGGTGTCATCAATTCCGGTCTTGAAGCGTCAAAACTGCTGAGTGAACTGGTCGATCTCACCGGCTTTCCCGTCACGTCGACGCTGATGGGGCTCGGCGCCTATCCGGCTTCCAGCCCGAACTGGCTGAAGATGGCCGGGCTTCACGGCTCCTACGAGGCCAACATGGCAATACATGACTGCGACCTCATGCTCTGCATCGGGGCGCGCTTCGATGGCGGGCTTGCCGCCAGCGTCGATGGTTTCTCACCGAATTCCCGGAAGATCCAGATCGATATCGATACTTCCTCGCTTAACAAGACTGTGCGCGCCGATATCGCCATCCGGGGCGATGCCGCGGGTGTGCTGGCCGAGCTCGTTCGCCTGTGGCGGGCGCTGCCGCAGGCGCCGGACCGGGCGCGGCTGACCGAGTGGTGGAGCGCGATTGCCGACTGGCGGGCGCGCCGATCGTTTTCCTATGCGAAGCGCGAGGACGTCATCATGCCGCAATATGCCATCGAGCGGCTTTATGAACTGACGAAGCATCGGGATACCTACATCACGACGGAGGTCGGCCGGCATCAGATATGGGCGGCGCAATCTTACGACTTCGAGCGACCGAACCGCTGGGTGACGTCAGGCGGCCTGGGGACGATGGGATACGGGCTGCCCGCCGCCCTCGGCGTGCAGATCGCCAATCCCAACAGCCTTGTCATCGACATCGCCGGCGATGCCTCCGTGCAGGTGACGATGAAGGAAATGTCGGCCGCCGTGCAGCACAACGCGCCGATCAAGATCTTCATTCTCAATGGCGGCGATCAGGGAACGCAGCGCCAGCACGGAAACCCGGATTTCGTGAAGCTTGCCGAAGCCTATGGCGGACATGGCATTCGCTGCGAGAGGCTGGCCGAACTCGACGATGCAATCCTGGAGATGATCGAGGTGGACATGCCTGTTCTGTTCGACTGCCGCGTCGCCGACAGTGCCCACTGGCATGGCACACCGTCAACTTAA